In one Cottoperca gobio chromosome 12, fCotGob3.1, whole genome shotgun sequence genomic region, the following are encoded:
- the ptgdsa gene encoding neutrophil gelatinase-associated lipocalin isoform X1 — MRTTVLAVVMVMLCVMMVHADVKPQRDFNLQRFAGRWYRVGLAYDSPRFIPFRDKLKASMGIVIALPNGNVNLTMWDVTPSGCLSKVYAYEKTNVAGQFTYFSTRHNMVKDITVVDTNYTEYAVVLKHKVFNREYTQVALYGRSQTVRIDVIQRFKAFALSQGFSRESILTPPPAENCPPSRSG; from the exons ATGAGGACCACTGTGCTTGCTGTCGTCATGGTGATGTTGTGCGTGATGATGGTGCACGCAGACGTGAAGCCGCAGAGAGATTTCAACCTGCAGAGA tttgcAGGGAGATGGTATCGGGTGGGCCTGGCCTATGACTCTCCACGTTTTATCCCCTTCAGAGACAAACTGAAGGCCTCCATGGGCATCGTCATAGCTCTGCCAAACGGCAACGTTAACCTCACAATGTGGGACGTCAC ACCTTCAGGTTGCCTGAGTAAGGTGTACGCCTACGAGAAGACCAATGTAGCCGGACAGTTCACCTACTTCAGCACGC GCCACAACATGGTGAAGGACATCACAGTGGTGGACACGAACTACACTGAATACGCTGTGGTTCTCAAACATAAGGTTTTTAACAGAGAGTACACGCAGGTTGCACTTTACG GTCGCTCTCAAACGGTCAGAATCGATGTGATTCAGAGGTTTAAAGCCTTTGCCTTGTCCCAGGGTTTCTCCAGAGAGTCTATTCTGACTCCACCTCCAGCAG
- the slc27a4 gene encoding long-chain fatty acid transport protein 4 has product MIRLACSTALLFVLRLLVGLPWYQVLPAILIFYLGSGGWSFLQIFAKTIGRDLHAAVVLLKVKMNVRRHLREKNTIPKIFAETVQRHGDKTALIFEGTGETWTFKQLDEYSNRVANLLLERGFKDGDVVALFMENRSQYVGLWLGMAKIGVEAALINFNLRLEALVHCVTISNAKAVVYGSELNDAMSEVHSLMGKKVQLFCSGDWDPKRVPQGTECLEPLLDGAQTHLPSRPQRCFTDRLFYIYTSGTTGMPKAAIVVHSRYYRMAALVYYGFRMTPEDVLYDCLPLYHSAGNIVGVGQCLIHGMTVVIRKKFSASRFWDDCAKYNCTIVQYIGEICRYLLNQPVRDMEQQHRVRMALGNGLRQSIWEEFMKRFNIPQIAEFYGATECNCSLGNFDNKVGACGFNSQILPFVYPIRLVRVDEETMELIRGPDGVCIPCKPGEPGQLVGRIIQNDPLRRFDGYVNQSATSKKIAQSVFKKGDSAYLSGDVLIMDDCGSMFFKDRTGDTFRWKGENVSTTEVEGTLSRLLDMKDVVVYGVEVPGAEGKAGMAAIADPSHSTDLEKFVKDMEKALPPYARPVFLRFLPEVNKTGTFKFQKMDLRRDSFDPTAVSDRLYFLDSRRGCYVQLDEELYRSILSGKNKL; this is encoded by the exons ATGATTCGTCTAGCGTGTTCCACAGCCCTGTTGTTCGTGTTGAGGCTGCTGGTGGGCTTGCCTTGGTACCAGGTTCTCCCGGCCATCCTGATCTTCTACCTGGGAAGCGGAGGATGGAGCTTCCTGCAGATTTTTGCCAAAACAATTGGCAGAGACTTACA TGCGGCAGTTGTGCTATTAAAGGTGAAGATGAATGTCAGACGTCACCTCAGAGAGAAGAACACCATTCCTAAGATCTTTGCTGAAACGGTGCAACGCCACGGGGACAAAACAGCACTGATCTTTGAGGGAACTGGGGAAACATGGACCTTCAAACAGTTGGACGAATACTCCAACAGAGTGGCCAACCTGCTGCTGGAACGGGGTTTCAAG GATGGCGACGTGGTGGCCCTTTTCATGGAGAACAGGTCTCAGTACGTGGGCCTCTGGCTGGGCATGGCCAAGATCGGAGTAGAAGCTGCGCTGATAAACTTCAATTTGAGACTAGAAGCCTTGGTCCACTGTGTCACCATCTCCAATGCCAAGGCTGTGGTGTACGGCTCAGAGCTGAACGATG CAATGTCTGAGGTCCACAGTTTAATGGGGAAGAAGGTGCAATTGTTTTGCTCCGGAGACTGGGACCCCAAACGAGTCCCGCAGGGAACTGAGTGCCTGGAGCCCCTGCTGGACGGTGCCCAGACTCACCTGCCAAGCCGGCCGCAGCGCTGCTTCACAG ATCGCCTGTTCTACATCTACACGTCAGGAACCACCGGGATGCCTAAAGCTGCTATTGTTGTGCACAGCAG GTACTACCGCATGGCAGCCTTAGTCTATTACGGCTTTAGGATGACTCCAGAGGATGTGTTGTATGATTGCCTTCCACTCTACCACTCTGCAG GTAACATTGTGGGAGTGGGCCAGTGTTTAATCCATGGCATGACTGTAGTCATCAGAAAGAAGTTCTCTGCCTCACGCTTCTGGGATGACTGTGCCAAATACAACTGCACT aTTGTGCAGTACATTGGAGAGATCTGCCGATACCTGTTGAACCAACCTGTCAGGGACATGGAGCAACAACATCGGGTGCGCATGGCCCTGGGCAATGGCCTGCGCCAGTCCATATGGGAGGAGTTCATGAAGCGCTTCAATATCCCACAGATCGCAGAGTTCTACGGAGCAACAGAGTGCAACTGCAGCCTGGGCAACTTCGACAACAAG GTTGGAGCATGTGGCTTCAACAGTCAGATTCTCCCCTTCGTCTATCCCATCAGACTGGTGAGGGTTGATGAGGAGACGATGGAGCTCATCAGGGGACCTGATGGCGTCTGTATTCCCTGTAAACCCG GTGAACCTGGGCAGCTAGTCGGCAGGATCATTCAGAATGACCCTCTTCGGAGGTTTGATGGTTATGTCAACCAATCAGCAACGAGCAAGAAGATTGCTCAAAGTGTATTCAAGAAGGGGGACAGTGCCTATCTCTCTG GTGATGTGCTGATCATGGATGACTGCGGCTCTATGTTCTTCAAGGATCGCACAGGAGACACTTTCCGCTGGAAAGGAGAGAACGTCTCAACGACCGAGGTGGAGGGGACTCTCAGCCGGCTGCTCGACATGAAGGATGTAGTTGTTTATGGCGTTGAAGTACCAG gaGCAGAGGGAAAGGCTGGAATGGCCGCCATCGCTGATCCGTCTCACTCCACTGACCTGGAGAAGTTTGTAAAGGACATGGAGAAGGCTCTCCCTCCGTACGCCAGACCTGTATTCCTTCGCTTCCTTCCGGAGGTCAACAAGACAG gAACGTTCAAGTTTCAGAAGATGGACTTGCGTCGGGACAGCTTCGACCCCACTGCGGTGTCAGACAGACTGTACTTCCTGGATTCCAGAAGAGGGTGTTATGTGCAGCTGGACGAGGAGCTTTATCGCTCCATACTGTCGGGGAAAAACAAATTGTGA
- the ptgdsa gene encoding neutrophil gelatinase-associated lipocalin isoform X2 translates to MSIINHASRALCLTFAGRWYRVGLAYDSPRFIPFRDKLKASMGIVIALPNGNVNLTMWDVTPSGCLSKVYAYEKTNVAGQFTYFSTRHNMVKDITVVDTNYTEYAVVLKHKVFNREYTQVALYGRSQTVRIDVIQRFKAFALSQGFSRESILTPPPAENCPPSRSG, encoded by the exons ATGAGCATCATCAACCACGCAAGCAGAGCACTGTGCCTTACT tttgcAGGGAGATGGTATCGGGTGGGCCTGGCCTATGACTCTCCACGTTTTATCCCCTTCAGAGACAAACTGAAGGCCTCCATGGGCATCGTCATAGCTCTGCCAAACGGCAACGTTAACCTCACAATGTGGGACGTCAC ACCTTCAGGTTGCCTGAGTAAGGTGTACGCCTACGAGAAGACCAATGTAGCCGGACAGTTCACCTACTTCAGCACGC GCCACAACATGGTGAAGGACATCACAGTGGTGGACACGAACTACACTGAATACGCTGTGGTTCTCAAACATAAGGTTTTTAACAGAGAGTACACGCAGGTTGCACTTTACG GTCGCTCTCAAACGGTCAGAATCGATGTGATTCAGAGGTTTAAAGCCTTTGCCTTGTCCCAGGGTTTCTCCAGAGAGTCTATTCTGACTCCACCTCCAGCAG
- the swi5 gene encoding DNA repair protein SWI5 homolog, with translation MNTDQSVETHCSTNKCLVSTPEGNDLKKGVLKRTPFSKFKRVNSNFKSPLQVNESAKVSPAEEVAELERRREQLDTEIAQLEAEGCRVEELEHHIDMLHEYNDIKDIGQSLLGRIAAVRGTTTRDLYSHFGLELDD, from the exons ATGAACACAGACCAGTCTGTTGAAACCCACTGCAGTACAAATAAGTGTCTAGTTTCGACACCGGAGGGGAACGACTTGAAGAAAGGAGTACTGAAAAG AACTCCattctcaaagtttaagagAGTAAACTCCAACTTCAAATCACCT CTTCAAGTAAATGAGAGTGCTAAAGTTAGCCCTGCAGAAGAGGTGgcagagctggagaggagaagagagcagCTGGACACAGAGATAGCACAGCTGGAGGCTGA gGGATGCAgagtggaggagctggagcaTCATATTGACATGCTGCATGAATACAATGACATCAAAGACATTGGACAGTCACTCCTGGGCCGTATTG CGGCTGTGAGGGGGACCACCACACGAGATCTCTACAGCCACTTTGGTCTGGAACTGGATGACTGA